AGCCTTGGAATACTCCGAGGCTTCTTTTTTTACCCCTATACCGTCTCTGTATTTCTTACATCATAATTTATAAACTCATTTTAATTTCAGGTTATGGAAAAGCAAAAAGGATTAGCTATTATTACAGGAGCAAGTCAAGGTATTGGTGCTGTCATTGCAGCAGGTTTGGCAACTGATGGTTATCGGGTGGTATTGATAGCCCGAAGCAAACAGAACTTAGAGAAAGTACATGATGAAATCATGCGATCGAACAAACATGTACAAGAACCTATTGTACTACCATTGGACATTACAGATTGTACAAAGGCAGATACTGAAATCAAAGACATCCATCAAAAATATGGTGCTGTCGATATCTTGGTGAATGCAGCTGCCATGTTTATGGACGGCTCTCTTAGCGAACCTGTTGATAATTTCAGGAAGATAATGGAAATAAATGTCATTGCTCAATATGGAATACTGAAAACGGTGACGGAGATAATGAAAGTACAGAAAAACGGATATATATTTAATGTCGCATCTCGCGCCGCTAAATATGGTTTCGCCGATGGAGGTATTTATGGTTCTACCAAATTCGCACTCCTCGGGCTGGCTGAATCTC
This sequence is a window from Bacteroides thetaiotaomicron VPI-5482. Protein-coding genes within it:
- a CDS encoding SDR family NAD(P)-dependent oxidoreductase; this translates as MEKQKGLAIITGASQGIGAVIAAGLATDGYRVVLIARSKQNLEKVHDEIMRSNKHVQEPIVLPLDITDCTKADTEIKDIHQKYGAVDILVNAAAMFMDGSLSEPVDNFRKIMEINVIAQYGILKTVTEIMKVQKNGYIFNVASRAAKYGFADGGIYGSTKFALLGLAESLYRELAPLGIRVTTLCPGWVNTDMAKKAGTPFKDEEMIQPDDLLNTIRCLLNLSENVCIKDIVFEMKKSII